The DNA sequence TTATCTCCCCATTGCGTTCTATCAATAACTAAATAAATTTCTTTTCCGCGAGAATATTTAAGCTCAATTATTTTCTCTATTATGGGTAGCCAAATTAAAGAAACTGATAGTTTTGGTAATTTTAATAATCTCTGGATATGGCGACGTCTACTTTCAAATTTTATTAACACAGGAAAATGTGTGGCTAACCTTTCTATTTTAACTTCTTTATGAAGTTGCAGCAACCACACTAAAATTTCTAAGGTTATCAATTGTGCTGGCTTCAAGTATGCTTCTAGGTGGGCGCGGTATAATTGTGGTAACATTTTGTTTTTTCGGTCTGGTTGACAAGCTTGACCGATTCTTTTTTACCACAAATTCCCTCAATTCTTTATTCTGGTTGGATTTTGACGGGGTTGTCACCCCGTTAGAAAAATAACTTATTACTTCAATAAAATATTCTTAATAGAGTATCGATACTATGACCGAAAAAGCAATTCTCATCGCAACGATTGGAACGAGAGATTTAGCCTTCAAAACCTCTGACGGAGAGTGGTTAAATGTGGGAAACGATCGCTCTCCTGATCTAGATAGTATCAGTGAGCAGGCACGGGTACAATGCGATTTAGGTTTAAATCAGGATGATTTTAGATCTATTACTCAATATCTATAATTATGGGGCGGTATTTTCTCTACTGGAAGACTATTTTAAAGCAGATACTAGGGGGTGGAGTTCTACTCCTAAAATAATTCAAGCCGGTATCGCTTGGCAAAAAGGTCAATTTAATTCGTTTTATAAACTAGCTAAAGATGGACTAAATCCACAACAAAAAATACAAGGAGAGACTTATTGGTGGATGGCTTATGAACAAGCTTATACGGCTATAATTAGACTCAACCAAAACAATACAACCGAAGCGATGTTACATAGTTTTCGTTCCGTTGAAGGTTTACTTTTAGAGTGGGTTAAAAATAAATTTTCCCAGTACATTAATGAAACAAAAAATAATTATTATCTCAAGGATACTATCTTATCAAAATTTCCCAACTTAAATTCAGATTTTCAAGGTCGATATAATATTGAGCTAAAAAGATGGGTACAAGTAAAGTTAATAGAAGCAAATATGCCTATAATCTGCCAGAATAGAGATTTTCAAGCCTGGAATTCCAAAGAATGTCAAGATTTAAGAAATCGCTTCTCTCATCGCTTAGGAGGAATCGATGAAAAAGAATTGTTTGAAGCTTGGGGAAATGATATTAACAACGAGTCTAATTGGAAAAAACGGGTGCTCAACTGTCTCAACGCTATTACACAGCAAAACTTTTCTAGCCTAGAACAAGCTAGTTTATTCTACCCTATTCATCATAAAGTTCAAGAAAAAATTAAAGAATATCAACCAAGTAATATCAAGTTCGGGTAAATACTTATACATAAAGGCGAGTAAGGGGAAAGGGGAAGGGGTAAAGGGGAAAAATCTACCCTGTCTACCTTGTCTCACACCCGGGGTTAAGGGTAAAAGTTTAGATAAAAATGAGACTCACAACTTTATGTTAATTAATTAAGCGGATATGATATTAGTTGGGAAGATATACCAATCAATCGCTCATAAAGCTACCCATGAAATACGGTTTTATTTTCGCCCTAATTATCTCTCAATTTCTAACCTTTTACAATTTACCCGCGATCGCACTAAACTGTTATGATTACCAAGGTCAAAAAATTTGCCTTCTCAATATCCAAAGAAGCGCTAAATATTATTGGCAATATCGAGTTGACGTGACTATTAACGGGAAGAAACAACCACAAACAACCTATAACTGCTTGCAAAAAACTAAGCAAAGCAAAAGCGGCAATATTCTCGATTTCACGACCAATGATCTTGGTCAATTGATTTGCTCTTTATTTGACTAGTTTTCTTCTTGCTCATCCTGTGGCGTTTCATAATGTGGTCCAGGTCCTTTTCCTACCAAGACTTTATCTACTCGCGTACCGTCCATATCCACGACCTCAAATCGCAATCCTTCCCAATCAAAGTGTTCAGCTGATTTGGGAATATGTCCCAGGAAATCCACCACAAAGCCACCCAGAGTATGATAGCCTCTAGTTTCCTCTCCAGGTAATGATTCTTTGTCAAGTAAATCTTTGAGATCATCGATTGAAAGTAAACCATCTAGCAACCAAGAGCCATCGTCCCTTTGAATTATCATAGGTTCTTCTATATCTTCAAAAGAAGAAATGTCTCCTACGATCGCTTCTAATAAGTCATTGAAGGTGACCAATCCTTCAATATCGCCATACTCATCCGTAATCAAGGCTAAATGAATCCCCGTTTTCTTAAACTGTTCCAGAACTTTTAAAGCCGTGATGTTTTCCGGAACATATAGAGGTTGTTGTAGCATTGTTTCCAGGTTAACTTCTTGTCCCACAAGACGAGCCGAGAGAAAATTGCTACCACGTAAGATACCCAGACAATTATTTAAGTTTTGGTGGCAAACTGGAAAGCGTGAGTAGTTACTTTCGGTAATCTGACGTTGATTTTCTTCTAAGGAAGCTTCGATGTTGAGCCAAACGATTTCAAATCTGGGAGTCATTAAAGCTTTAATGGGGCGATCGCCTAATCGAAACACTCGCTCCACCATTTCCTGTTCTGATTCTTCAAACATACCCGATACCGTTGCTTGTTCAATCAGAACCTTAATTTCTTCCGCCGTTACCTCCGGCTCAGTAGATGCTTGAATACCAAATAGTTTCAATAATACTTCGGTAGAAAAACTCAGTACAGTAACGAAGGGAGCTGTTAACTTAGACAACAAACGCATCGGTTTGGCAACTGCACAGGCTATTTTTTCTGGATCATTCAAAGCCACCCGTTTCGGCGTTAGTTCCCCAATTACCAAGGAAAGATAGGTAATAATAGTTACGACAATAACAACGCTGAGACCTTCGCTATAAGGTTTGAGCAACTCAATATTATCAAACACAGGTTTTAAGCGTTGAGCTAGGGTTGCTCCACCAACTGCACCACTGAGGATACCAATCAAAGTTATCCCAATCTGCACGGTAGAGAGGAAATCATTAGGAGAGTTTGCTAGTTTAAGCGCAGCTTTTGCTTTTTTATTACCTCGACTAACCATTTGTTCCAGGCGAACTTTACGTGCAGAAACCACAGCAATTTCCGATCCGGAAAATATACCGTTAGCGATGATCAATAGAAGAACGAATACAATCTCAGTAATAATGGCAGACATTTTTAGCTTAGGGAATAAGATTCGGTAACAAATAAGTAGCCCCTGTATATAAAATATAGAAGGCAAAACCAAAAAACAAGGTATTCAAAACAGTAATTAGATATCCTATCCACATCAATACACCGTCAGATTCAATATTTGCAACTGCCAAAAGTAAGATTCCCACAGCGGGAATAGGATTAGTAGCAGGAGGATAGGGCGACATTAACAATATTGCCAACCAAGTGAGACACAGTCCATTGATGCGCCAGGTTAATTCATTTTCGGCGAACTTCTGAAAACGGGGACGAGAGATTTTTTCCAAGATTTTGGTCACGCGTTGTAAATTTCGCAACAGTGTTTGAGCGAACCAATGAGGGAATTTGAAACTAGCGATTTTGCGAGGTAGCCAAGGTGTGCGTCTCCCAACAGCCATCTGCACTGACATGATTAAGCAAGCCAAACCAAGAGGAGTACTAAGTCCTGGCGGCGTAGGTACTAAAAAGGGTAATATCAGTAATGCTATTACTAAACTAAAACCCCTTTCGGAGGTTTCTGCGATAACATCTCCCAGTGTCAAAGGTTTTTCAGCTAAATGTTGCAATAATAATTTAATATCTTGAGAAAATCTCAGATGCATAATATTTTAGATAATGAGTATCCTTTACTATTTTGCACATCCTAGCATACCCTGTAACTAATTTCTTGTTATAGCAATATTCGGTAAGTTTAGGACAATTGAAATCGCTAAAACAATTATCTAGTCTACCTTTCCCCTGCGCTCCGCGCTATAGCTATTTTTTTTGAGTATACTACCGCAGATTTTACAGTAATTAGCATCTTGATCATGAAACGACAAACTGCAATTACTGCAGAGTTTATCTATTTTATTAGTAGTTTTTAATATCTGTTTTAACAAATCGCTAACTTGACCAGGTATAACGATAATACCTGAGAAAATCATCAACACTGTTAACAGTCTACCTGCTTGAGATAAGGGGGTAACATCTCCAAAACCTACGGTTGTCATAGTTACCACAGAAAAATAGAAAGCATCGGCAAAATTGCGGAAGTTCTCAGGATTAGCTTGATGTTCTGCTTGGTAGATTAAACCAGAATAGATAAAAACAATAGAAAACAGACTTAATAGTATCCTCGCTAGAATAATACCATCTTCTGAACGAATCCCCAACAAAGCCATTTTTGTATCAAAAAAGCGGAAGATACGTAATAATCTAAACCATCTTAAAACTCTAATAAAGCGAACGTCGATACCAACCAATACTAAAGGAAGAATTGCCAGTAAATCTATTAGTGAGAAAAAGCTGAATAAAAACTTTAATTTGGCTTCAGCTAGCAAAAATCTGACTA is a window from the Gloeocapsa sp. PCC 73106 genome containing:
- a CDS encoding hemolysin family protein; its protein translation is MSAIITEIVFVLLLIIANGIFSGSEIAVVSARKVRLEQMVSRGNKKAKAALKLANSPNDFLSTVQIGITLIGILSGAVGGATLAQRLKPVFDNIELLKPYSEGLSVVIVVTIITYLSLVIGELTPKRVALNDPEKIACAVAKPMRLLSKLTAPFVTVLSFSTEVLLKLFGIQASTEPEVTAEEIKVLIEQATVSGMFEESEQEMVERVFRLGDRPIKALMTPRFEIVWLNIEASLEENQRQITESNYSRFPVCHQNLNNCLGILRGSNFLSARLVGQEVNLETMLQQPLYVPENITALKVLEQFKKTGIHLALITDEYGDIEGLVTFNDLLEAIVGDISSFEDIEEPMIIQRDDGSWLLDGLLSIDDLKDLLDKESLPGEETRGYHTLGGFVVDFLGHIPKSAEHFDWEGLRFEVVDMDGTRVDKVLVGKGPGPHYETPQDEQEEN
- a CDS encoding exopolysaccharide biosynthesis protein, which gives rise to MHLRFSQDIKLLLQHLAEKPLTLGDVIAETSERGFSLVIALLILPFLVPTPPGLSTPLGLACLIMSVQMAVGRRTPWLPRKIASFKFPHWFAQTLLRNLQRVTKILEKISRPRFQKFAENELTWRINGLCLTWLAILLMSPYPPATNPIPAVGILLLAVANIESDGVLMWIGYLITVLNTLFFGFAFYILYTGATYLLPNLIP
- a CDS encoding ion transporter, translated to MDDLETPLGLIINLGILFLVLLSMAMFIAESYSLNESAKIWFYRFDLIILSVFAVEYVVRFLLAEAKLKFLFSFFSLIDLLAILPLVLVGIDVRFIRVLRWFRLLRIFRFFDTKMALLGIRSEDGIILARILLSLFSIVFIYSGLIYQAEHQANPENFRNFADAFYFSVVTMTTVGFGDVTPLSQAGRLLTVLMIFSGIIVIPGQVSDLLKQILKTTNKIDKLCSNCSLSFHDQDANYCKICGSILKKNSYSAERRGKVD